GCTGGCCCGCTATGTGCGGTCAagcagcgtcggcgatgccgcACCGGTGATTGTGCGAGGGCACAAGTACGTCTTCAATAACCGCACCAGGCGCTGGTTGGCTCACCCCATCACAGTTCGCGTCCTGCACCACAACCGCGGCATCCATCAGGATAAATATTTCGCCACCTTCGCCATGGAGTTGCTGGACCCCGTGAAGCCGGCGACACCGATGCTTGCCAAGGTGTACCGCCACAACATCGATCTCGTCTCAGAGACCGATTACTACAGCCTTGGGCAGGCACAGGCGTTGTGCGAGGAGTTCGCACGCGAATACACGTGCACGGCCGCGCGTTCCCACTACGTGAAGTTCCACCTTCCACTTCTCACCAATCGCGTCGTGGTCCGCCTCGACATGGACTCCGTTCTCGACCCGGCCGTTCGCACCGCGCGTAAGGGCTTCTTTTCGTACCGCACCCAGGACACGAGGCAGGTAATGTTCTTCATGGAGCCAAACACAGTCGCGTGCGAGGCTCTCGGCATCTCCTTTGCATCTTGTGAAGTGGACGAGGGCAAGTGTTACAGTCGCGGCGACGCGATGTGGTCGCGCGACATCTACCGCGACATCGCAGACGGCTTCTCGCACTTCACCTACGTCAGGAGCCGCGCGTGTATGGTGGCGCACGGGTTCGTGCGCAGCAATGGGTATCTGCTAGATCCTCTGTTTCACACGACTGACAGTGAGCGGTTCACCATGGGCGATGCAGGGAGGAGCGCTATGGAGGACTGGGTCAAGCGGCATCGGTGCGGTGACACCTGCCGCGCCCTCGGCATCTCCAACTTCAACAACGACGGTGAGCGCGTCAAAAAGGCTGCCGCCTGTGTCAACCCACTCGACATGGAGGAGAATCACTATACCGATTACCTGCGGAGCGTTCGTCAAATGCGAGTGATAGTGCATATGGACGCGGCGCAGATCTTGTGCGACTACAAAAAGGATTCGACCGTCGACACCGTCTCGGAGAGCTCTGATTTCACGCCCACAATGGCCGCCCTTCAGCCGATGCCAATTTCGTCTGTCTCGCGCAAGGTGACCTGCGATGCCGTGAAGTACGTCTTCCTGCCTACTTGCGCCAAGTGGATGGAGGTCCCGATGCGGCTTACCGTagccgcgtcggcggtgccggaTACCGTGGACGGCACGTATGCTTTCTTCGCCATCGAGGAGGTGCGTGAGGGCGGGCGTCCGGTGCCGATGCGTGCGCGATTCCTTCTGCGGCCTGAAGCGCGGGATGCGGACTACTACCACTTCGGCGACGCAtactgtgtgtgcgtgaccCTGGGCCAGGTCTTCCGCGAGTATTGCGCGAACAACGTGTTTGCGCGAGACCTCGATTTCTACGCTGCCTAtgcggtgcgtgtgccacAGGCCAACATCCCGGACTACATCAAAGCAGCGATGCACGACTCCGACTTCTTTGCTCGCACCACGGCAGACTCCGGCGACGTGATGTTCGTTGCTGAGGCGGAGTTTCAGCCCTTCTCTCCGCGGTGTTTACCGAATGCCGAAGGTGTGTCGAAGGACGCTGAAGGCTTCGACGACCTCGCGTTGCGCAACGTTGTCGACGCCTTCTCGCACTTCACGCTGCACAAGTCTGGCAATCATTTGTTGGTGTGCCAGTTCAAGTGTCAGGACGGTCTCCTCATGCACCCAAATATCAACACCTCCAGCGGTTGCGGTTTCGAGACGCTCAACGACGGTCAGGCTGGCATCGATGCATGGGTGCGGAAGCACACGTGCAACGAGGTGTGCAAGTTTCTGGGGATGGAGCCTCTGCCACGGCAGTTGAAGCTGTACGACATTTCTTCGAGTCCGTTGATGCGGTACATCAGGCATATGCAGGAGCACAAGATGGATTCCGACGAGATGCTCGAGCTTGCGCCACCATCACGCAGGATGTCGGACCGAATGCTGCCGGCAGCGTCTGACGCGGCTGCCAGTCAGTCGGAGAGGGCGCGCGCGAGCTCTTCTGCCACTGCATCGACGGCGAcagccgccgacgcctcTTTTGTGCGACCGACCCCACCGAACTCGGAGGAAACAATGCTCCGCCCGTGGGTGAAGAGAGGCTGTAAGGCGAGCGCTGCAAGCGCGAAGGGgactgcagcgcagcgccgcacgctgACGCAGCGGGAGCTGATGCGCCTCCAGTCGAAGGGAATCGATACGAAGTACATCATTCCCGCAACGCGCTACGACCTTAACATCGACGACCTTACGTGGACTTCCAAGCGCATCTTTGTGCGCATCGTCAACCCGGAGCGTGGCATCGGCCAGGGtggcatgcgtgtgtgttttgaGATCACAGACGTAGACCCCGATGCCTGCGCGGAATCCGTGATGGTGGCGAAGATGTACCGCCGCACGATCAAGAATGTCGTGGAGAAGGACTACTTTACGAGTGTGATGGTGCAGAAGCTGTCCTCGCTCTTCGCAAAGGACTTCAACAAGGAGAGGAACGAAGATGGCCACTTGCTCCTGAATGTGCTGGACGGCGCCGTCATCGCATTGGACCGTGCGGACTTGCCCCCAGAactgctcgcgcagcgcacgggCTTTTTCTCCTATCGCACCGAGGACACGGAGCGGGTGGTGTTCTGCGTCGAGCAGAGGCTGCTTGGTCGCTTCACGAAGTACAACGGCAACATGGGCGAAGCCTACCCCACAAATGAATGCCGTCTCAGTCCGCCCGCCGCCCGCGAGCGCACCATGGTCTtcgaggcggtggaggcgctctCGCACTATTCCCTGGAGAGGAGTGAGGGTGGCTTGCTCGTCTGCGACATGCAGGGAGTGAGGAACGACTTGACGGACCTGGAGGTGCACTCGTACGATGGCCAGAGCCTGGACATTGGCAACTTTGGCGCCCGCGGCATCCAAAAGTTTGCGCTGCGACACCGCTGCACCAGCGTGTGCAAGAGTCTCAACCTCCGCAACTTGCGCGACAGGCACTTCACCGTGACAGATGATGTGAAGACGAAGAACCGATTTGTTGCCCTTTTTGAGCGCATCAAGGAGATTGGCAATATGGAGGAGTAAGCGGCGAGGAAACGAGAGAGCAACATGAGAAGGAAGGCAGACGCCGTGTGACCGCACGCGTGCAGGAGGAGCATGGGATCGTTACTGCTCATATCGTGCCTTTGCTCAGGGCGAGCTTTTCCTGGTACCCGGATCGCTTCGCGCACCTCGCTCCAcccctctctgccctctTCCCCAGCCCCACTTGAGGCGAAGGTGCAGATTCTGAGGAAGAGCGACGCCTTCGTTCGGACTCCGTTGACGTTGTCGTTCTCAACTACTGTTACCGCACCCCGGGGAGCCAGCGCATgggagtgcgtgcgtgccagTGCTTGCCCGCGTCGGAGTATGAGATGGCGACCACATTCCTGGAGGAGGGGCCTCAGATGCGGAGGAGATGGTGGTGGACACATTTTCCAGCCGCCTGCGCAGTCAGTTGGTGGAGGAAGACTGCCCGGTCACATGTACCCTTCGCCCTCCTCACACATATAAAGAAGATAGCAGGTCTTCTCGGCATCGCCAACGACTCCCGTGCTCACCTATGGACCTGCTATTTACCTCTATGCTCACAATGCACGTTCTCtgtctttttcttccttcgCATGACGCGTGTGCATCAACACGGCTAGCCTCACGACTATTTGTGGTTGATCGCGAACCGAGCCAGCGAGTGGGTACAACGGAAGAGtgggtgagggggggggcagaaaaaaaaggaagaagcggTATACATGCACGCACTCAGGGTGTCCAGGTGAGTATCAtaatcaaaaaaaaaggaagatCTGCTGATTCACAAATTCGGCTTCTGcaccttcccccccccccacctcttccctctttgcTCTGCGCTCGACTGGACACTCTGTAAAAATCGAGCGTTTTTGTCTTTGGTTATAGTtcactttctttttttcccctGTGTTTTGTTagtttttcgttttcctcgGCTTTTTTCGGGCACAGTTATTTTGCCCCTGCTCGCTCTCTGTACAATGGATGgctgagcgtgtgcgtgtgtgtctctctctgtgctctcttttttggtgcgtgtgcagctcgcttgcttcttttctttttttttggactAACTGCTGATGAACGCCATAACTCCACCTTCCTATCCTTTCCTTTGCCTCCCTTGCCGCATTGCCGTTTTCTAAAATTTAATGTGGCACTCGCGTTGTTCGTCGGTGTGACATGCACTAAAAGCACACCGTAAAGTGCCTTTGCGTATGTGCCTAAGAGTTTCGTTTGTGCAGCGTGTGACAGCCGCAcaagcttttttttttccggaTTTTGGCGTTCGTACGTTGCAGTTCATTCTTTCCTCACTATTTGTCGTTTCCTTCCTTGTGATTCTGCCGTTGGTTGTCCGTGGCGCTGGCTTGGGCCACCCTCTTCATGCTTCGACACCTGAGTGGATGCTGCCCACTGCCCTCCTCCTATTTCACAACTTCATCGTTTCATTGAGTATCTCTTTTTGTGTTGTTTCGCGTTCTGTTGTGACCTTTTTCGGGAGCGAACATAAccgaaaacagaaaaaaaatggCCTCACAGGCGGTACGGATTTCGGCGCGTCGATCTTCGCTTTTATCGTTGGCTCTTCCGTTCTTCTCCCCTGTTTTTCAGCATTACGTCGCGTcttttgtctctctctctggtgtGTCCACCTTTGTTGTTGTTAGAGAGGCTTCGCCTCCCGGTCTGCTTGTCTTGCGTGCCCTTGCATGCTACCAGAAAGGAATAATAGGTGCCGTATATCCACGGCTACGCGTCTGTATGTCGGCACACACACTGGTTCGAAAAGATGTACTCGGGCTACGGAGCACGAGAGCATGCCCTTGTGCTGTCCTTTCACTTCTTTATTGTCTACTCGTGTTCCTTTCCATGCTTTGCGAAGGTGTATTCGTCTGGGGTGCCCATCGCCGAACCATGGTGGAGGACAACTTCTTACATTGTCCTTTTCCCTCCTTTGCGCCGTTTTTCGAGTCATGTACTCGTGCCCTGCGCCCCCGTCTATGCGCACGGAAAACGGCGATGCCGTTGCAGCTGTGGAGAGCAGCGTAGAGCTGCGCCCCTTCGCCCTTCACCGGTCTCATCAGGTGACGGGTGTTTCAGAATAATGTGCCCTTTTTATCGCGTTTCCGACGCGGATggtcttccccctcctcctcctcttcgccgtAGATTTTTGGGTGCTCCACTTTGTGCTGCagccctcccttctcttcttcgccaTCGTGCCTTGTTGGTCTCTGGATATCTTGTTGCCTACTTGTATGCACTCGTACTCTGTTTCATGTGTTTGTGTTGGCCGCTGATCTCATTCCCCTCCCTACCTCTTATCGTCCTTCCTTTTCAGTTGCCAGTTGGTGAGTCCTTGCCGCTCGGggcattttttttcttttgcttctATTGTTCTGATTTCTCTTCGGGCACCCTccgtgagtgcgtgcgtgtgtgcttgcattCGTTTGGCAGGCAACCGGTGCGCGGGCTCTCTGTGCCGCTTTGGCCACATCTCcacgcagaaaaaaaagaccctagaggggatggggggggggcagaaaaTGAAGGGCGACCCGTCGCTGAAAGCATCGCTGCGGCATTGAAGGTGACCAGCACAGTGGCCGATTTTCAagtgcacatgcacgtgaCGCCGCGTTTATCTGACGTTGTGCCATTGCTGAGCTGGGCGTTGCGtgctttttgcttttttccTTCACGCCACCGTCTCTTTTTCtgcttctttgttttcggtTTAAAGGCCCttgcagcggcacacacctcagtgcgtggtagCACACAGCCCCGAGCCGCAGGCTTTCTGGGAAGGATGCCATGCagaccccctcctccctcgatCCCCCTGCCAAATGCCGGGCCActtgtggtggtgacagggtcacGCACCCTACGCCGTGGGGAGCTGggagcgatgcatcgctgctcaTGTCGTCGGTGAGGCTCTGGACGGTGTTGTGTGGGAGCGACATGCGACAGtgagcacgcttgtgccatccatatgataGGCAAAGTNNNNNNNNNNNNNNNCATCCtacccggccctcgcactgcccacCGTCGTGGTTAGCCTGAGCCGCCCCACAGGGGATGCAGCAGGGGTGGCGACCCTCGCGATGGGAGGGCGTCTGTGCGGTGGGTGGGTCGAGTGTGAGGCAGGGGCCCTGCTGCGAGATGGCTGAGTCGGTGCACTGCTGTAACGTGTGTGCCGtgacggggggaggggggggtgcttCGCACCGCGCGGATAGGCCTGTGACGGACCGGGAACTGGTGGTAGAGCGGCGTTTGAGCTCATGGCTTGCCGTGGAGGGGGCACGCTGAAACAGAACACAAAGAAGAAGTGTTTTCAATGTCAGTGCTTATcgcgtctctctgcctctATAACGTTTGGTTTCGGGCTTTTCCGCGTGCCTCTTGGTCTGTCACCCTCCCCCATCatcttcccctcccctccgctcAGCTCTTCAGTTGTCTCTTTGTGTTTTgggctctttttttttgtttccctGCTTCGATTTTGTAATTATTGCGTCCAGCTTCATTGAGCGAGGCAAGCAGAGAGTGAGGGCGATTTCCTTTCCGCCACAAAAatgaaaaacaaaaaaaaaaggagtgGCCTTCTGCTGATGGTGTAGCGGGGTAGTCATTTGTTGTGTCTCTGTTGTGTGCCTCCCCTGCCCCGGTGACATCTGATTTTGTCGTTCGTTCCTCTTCTTACCATCATCTCTTGCTTTCTTCGACAGTCGTGCGTCTCATTTTTTGTCCGTGTTATCGAAGgggtgcggcggtgctcgttGAAAACCTCTACTTCGCTCTGCGGTAGCAGAGCCCTTACATGACAAGCTTCCTttctgctttcctttttttttaatcGATcatcctttctctctctctctctccgacGTCTCTTTCAGCGTTTCTGTTGTCGCCTAATTTCCAATCTCCTTTTTGCTGATGCTCTTGTGTGCCGATGGCTCACTCACGTTACCCACGTTCACGTCAGCGTTGGACTTGCGAtttgttttctgtttctcttccctcttctttttgcaTTTTCCGctcctcgacgacgccggccacctcagcgcgtggtATCGGCGTCGAGCGCCCAGGCTTTCTGGAGAAgcggcgaggctgccgccTACTTCTGGGCACGGCTGGCGGACGCTTGGTGTCGGTGGGCAGGCTCGGTGCCGCTCTGTGCGGGGGAGACTTGCTGCCGTGATGATGCTTGTACCAGCTCCCCAGGAAGCACGCCAAGGACGCGGCACGTATTGGAGAGCAAGAGGCACGCCGATCAGCCCCACAGCACATGCCTGCGAAGCGCACGGCACCTCCGACGTCCCGGGCGGGTGGGCTGGCGAGGCCCGGGTGCCGGCAGCATGGCGAGAGCAGCCCGAATCAACGCAGCGAGTCCTCCAGACGCCCATGTGGAGTGTCGCCACACGGTGGCACGGGAgtgcgcggcgcgaggcAACGGGGTGCGAAGGATGGCCcgcaggcagcggtgcgcagggTCTCNNNNNNNNNNNNNNNNNNNNNNNNNNNNNNNNNNNNNNNNNNNNNNNNNNNNNNNNNNNNNNNNNNNNNNNNNNNNNNNNNNNNNNNNNNNNNNNNNNNNNNNNNNNNNNNNNNNNNNNGGGAcccttggcggcggcgtgctttGGGTGAAGGCGTGCAGGCCACCCGCGTCTGCGTCTGGCGCGGATCgggcagcacgccgccggcggagggACCGAGAGGGGCAGGACGGGGAGAGCTGGTTAGACGCGTGGCCTGATTCGATGACAGGGGCTGGGCGGGCGCGTCCCAGAGGGCCTGGAtgtcgcggtggtgcggcagcggtggtggagctGTGGCTGGGTGTGCGTATATTCTGTTGCCCTGTACTTGGTCGAATATGGACACGCTGAAGGAAAAGGTAAACGCGCCtagtctgtgtgtgtgagcctCCCTGCAGTTCATCTGCtgcgtt
This genomic stretch from Leishmania donovani BPK282A1 complete genome, chromosome 36 harbors:
- a CDS encoding related to elongation factor-2 kinase efk-1b isoform-like protein, yielding MEKESLEAPNSANGSFSVVNHDLIKPSDARSKTNSNATASATRPSRDRADSVRVSRQHMYVDIDQVGFCNDATSMVWVPDTRGPTSSLRTNDESSSTKGGDGFAVPSSQTRIPAIALARYVRSSSVGDAAPVIVRGHKYVFNNRTRRWLAHPITVRVLHHNRGIHQDKYFATFAMELLDPVKPATPMLAKVYRHNIDLVSETDYYSLGQAQALCEEFAREYTCTAARSHYVKFHLPLLTNRVVVRLDMDSVLDPAVRTARKGFFSYRTQDTRQVMFFMEPNTVACEALGISFASCEVDEGKCYSRGDAMWSRDIYRDIADGFSHFTYVRSRACMVAHGFVRSNGYLLDPLFHTTDSERFTMGDAGRSAMEDWVKRHRCGDTCRALGISNFNNDGERVKKAAACVNPLDMEENHYTDYLRSVRQMRVIVHMDAAQILCDYKKDSTVDTVSESSDFTPTMAALQPMPISSVSRKVTCDAVKYVFLPTCAKWMEVPMRLTVAASAVPDTVDGTYAFFAIEEVREGGRPVPMRARFLLRPEARDADYYHFGDAYCVCVTLGQVFREYCANNVFARDLDFYAAYAVRVPQANIPDYIKAAMHDSDFFARTTADSGDVMFVAEAEFQPFSPRCLPNAEGVSKDAEGFDDLALRNVVDAFSHFTLHKSGNHLLVCQFKCQDGLLMHPNINTSSGCGFETLNDGQAGIDAWVRKHTCNEVCKFLGMEPLPRQLKLYDISSSPLMRYIRHMQEHKMDSDEMLELAPPSRRMSDRMLPAASDAAASQSERARASSSATASTATAADASFVRPTPPNSEETMLRPWVKRGCKASAASAKGTAAQRRTLTQRELMRLQSKGIDTKYIIPATRYDLNIDDLTWTSKRIFVRIVNPERGIGQGGMRVCFEITDVDPDACAESVMVAKMYRRTIKNVVEKDYFTSVMVQKLSSLFAKDFNKERNEDGHLLLNVLDGAVIALDRADLPPELLAQRTGFFSYRTEDTERVVFCVEQRLLGRFTKYNGNMGEAYPTNECRLSPPAARERTMVFEAVEALSHYSLERSEGGLLVCDMQGVRNDLTDLEVHSYDGQSLDIGNFGARGIQKFALRHRCTSVCKSLNLRNLRDRHFTVTDDVKTKNRFVALFERIKEIGNMEE